A genome region from Sphingomonas anseongensis includes the following:
- a CDS encoding PaaI family thioesterase, translating into MNEQPAPGFDPKAFFELARRIGHGRALGLEFKGAGDNWAELALPWREELVGVPETGVLASGAIVSLVDTASGTSVWVTLDRFTPIVTVDLRLDYLRPALKGETIVARCECVKVTRRIAFVRGVAHGGDESRPIALSAATFMINR; encoded by the coding sequence AGCAGCCGGCACCGGGCTTCGATCCCAAGGCGTTCTTCGAGCTTGCAAGGCGGATCGGCCACGGCCGCGCGCTAGGGCTGGAGTTCAAGGGCGCGGGCGACAACTGGGCAGAACTGGCGCTTCCCTGGCGGGAAGAGCTCGTCGGGGTCCCGGAGACCGGCGTGCTGGCGTCTGGAGCGATCGTCAGCCTTGTCGACACCGCGAGCGGCACCTCGGTCTGGGTCACGCTCGACCGCTTCACGCCAATTGTGACGGTCGACCTGAGGCTCGATTACCTGCGGCCCGCGCTCAAGGGCGAGACGATCGTCGCCCGCTGCGAGTGCGTGAAGGTGACACGGCGGATCGCGTTCGTCCGCGGAGTCGCCCACGGCGGCGATGAATCACGGCCGATCGCGCTCAGCGCGGCGACCTTCATGATCAATCGGTAG
- a CDS encoding J domain-containing protein, protein MAKQTRSDDWGFPRWRSYGKTGRNAARIRLCDREGCNEVGDRPAPKAPNSPERWYFCERHAGEYNKNWNYFAGLSPEEAARRAAEEANGANGFRSSAHWGWAGPGDETRSRDEMRALSVLELEPDADFKTIRAAYRQLAKQHHPDLKQGDKEAEARFREIQAAYDVLKAAEDRRLALGSTD, encoded by the coding sequence ATGGCGAAGCAGACAAGATCGGACGACTGGGGATTCCCGCGCTGGCGTTCCTACGGCAAGACCGGGCGCAACGCCGCGCGCATTCGCCTGTGCGACCGTGAGGGCTGCAACGAGGTCGGCGATCGCCCGGCTCCAAAGGCTCCGAACAGCCCGGAGCGCTGGTACTTTTGTGAACGCCACGCCGGCGAATATAACAAGAACTGGAATTACTTCGCCGGCCTGAGCCCCGAAGAAGCGGCCAGGCGTGCGGCCGAAGAAGCGAACGGCGCGAACGGGTTCCGAAGCTCGGCACACTGGGGCTGGGCGGGTCCCGGCGACGAGACCCGCAGCCGCGACGAGATGCGGGCGCTGTCGGTCCTGGAGCTTGAACCGGATGCCGACTTCAAGACCATTCGGGCCGCCTATCGCCAGCTGGCAAAGCAGCACCATCCGGACCTGAAGCAGGGTGACAAGGAAGCTGAGGCGCGCTTTCGCGAGATCCAGGCGGCCTATGACGTCCTGAAAGCAGCCGAAGACAGGCGGTTGGCGCTCGGCTCTACCGATTGA
- a CDS encoding N-acetylmuramoyl-L-alanine amidase, whose translation MDLIERPSPNFDERALPVSMIVLHYTGMPDAQGALDRLTSPDAKVSAHYLVDEDGTTYQLVDESKRAWHAGKSRWRGVTDVNSASVGIEIVNPGHEFGYRPFPDEQIASVIPLVASIKERHGISRGNVVGHSDIAPGRKEDPGELFPWDALAKRRLALPSPTRELVDPFWTDAGFLLALERFGYDVTDQDKAVIAFQRRFRPDRIDGIIDGECRAKLLSLLLPRPQ comes from the coding sequence ATGGACCTGATCGAGCGCCCCTCGCCCAATTTCGACGAGCGAGCGCTGCCGGTCTCAATGATCGTCCTTCATTATACCGGGATGCCCGACGCGCAGGGGGCGCTCGACCGGCTGACTTCGCCGGACGCCAAGGTCTCGGCCCATTACCTCGTCGACGAGGACGGCACGACCTACCAGCTCGTCGATGAATCCAAGCGCGCGTGGCACGCCGGCAAGTCGCGCTGGCGCGGTGTTACCGACGTCAATTCGGCAAGCGTCGGGATCGAGATCGTCAACCCGGGCCACGAGTTCGGCTACCGGCCGTTTCCCGACGAGCAGATCGCTTCGGTCATTCCGCTGGTCGCGTCGATCAAGGAAAGGCACGGGATCAGCCGCGGCAATGTGGTCGGCCATTCCGACATCGCCCCCGGGCGCAAGGAGGACCCCGGCGAGCTGTTCCCCTGGGACGCGCTCGCCAAGCGCCGGCTGGCCCTGCCGAGCCCGACGCGGGAGCTGGTGGACCCGTTCTGGACCGATGCGGGGTTCCTCTTGGCGCTCGAGCGCTTCGGTTATGACGTCACCGATCAGGATAAGGCTGTGATCGCCTTCCAGAGGCGTTTTCGTCCCGATCGGATAGACGGGATCATCGACGGCGAGTGCCGCGCGAAGCTGCTGTCACTGCTGCTGCCCCGGCCGCAGTGA
- a CDS encoding CheR family methyltransferase, translated as MQVSDSSSRILAGLLEARTGQQLTMNRRWRIETALSVLLRERGISTLDELITILVMGKEPGLSNQVVEALLNNETYFFRDRSPFDLLSRHALPELAKKRHSTRKIRIWSAGCSTGQEVYSIAMLFAEDPAQWRGWTVDILGSDVSETVVDRARRGLYTQFEVQRGLGINQTIRWFEECPDGWRAVEDLRKSVRFQVHNILEPPPHPGDFDIVLCRNVLLYLTGDKRTLAFERLASAMAPDGWLMLGAGETVIGQTNRFGADVNARGLYRRLDGDAVVEKRVADRRAAAKA; from the coding sequence GTGCAAGTAAGCGACAGCTCCAGCCGGATCCTCGCCGGGCTGCTTGAAGCGCGCACCGGCCAGCAGCTGACGATGAACCGCCGCTGGCGGATCGAAACCGCGCTTTCAGTCCTGCTCCGCGAGCGGGGAATCTCCACCCTGGACGAGCTGATCACGATCCTCGTGATGGGCAAGGAGCCGGGACTCTCAAACCAGGTCGTCGAGGCACTGTTGAACAACGAAACCTATTTCTTCCGCGACCGCTCGCCCTTCGATCTTCTCTCCCGGCACGCGCTTCCGGAGCTCGCCAAGAAGCGCCACTCGACGCGCAAGATCCGTATCTGGTCGGCGGGCTGCTCGACGGGCCAGGAAGTCTATTCGATCGCCATGCTGTTCGCCGAGGATCCGGCGCAATGGCGCGGGTGGACCGTGGACATCCTTGGCAGCGACGTCTCCGAAACCGTCGTCGATCGCGCCCGCCGCGGCCTCTACACCCAGTTCGAGGTGCAGCGCGGGCTCGGAATCAACCAGACGATCCGCTGGTTCGAGGAATGCCCGGACGGCTGGCGCGCGGTCGAGGACCTGCGCAAGTCGGTCCGCTTCCAGGTCCACAACATCCTGGAGCCGCCGCCGCATCCCGGCGACTTCGACATCGTGCTTTGCCGAAACGTCCTCCTCTACCTGACCGGCGACAAGCGCACGCTCGCCTTCGAGCGCCTCGCCTCCGCGATGGCTCCGGATGGCTGGCTGATGCTCGGCGCGGGAGAGACGGTGATCGGGCAGACCAACCGCTTCGGCGCCGACGTCAACGCTCGCGGCCTCTATCGCCGCCTCGATGGCGATGCGGTGGTCGAGAAGCGGGTCGCCGACCGCAGGGCAGCCGCGAAGGCTTGA
- a CDS encoding chemotaxis protein CheB, with the protein MIVDDSMVARAVLSRIVESDRMFEIAAVAATAEDAIEALGTVKVDIIVLDLEMPGAGGLKMIPELLKAADGARVMIVSSLADDGAEQSVAALALGATDAMPKPGTGRFNGRFAEVLLGKLKSIGFAEPTRPLPEPIKLQGYGPLRAMAADPIGLLAIGASTGGIHAIASLFQALPARLGVPILVTQHLPPPFMSVFARQLGIAARREALVAEDGMRLLPDRIIIAPGDAHLSIEEGSGGHVVRLLRDAAPSGCLPSVDPMFASAGAEFGPAAVGVILTGMGKDGVEGARQLVARGGSVLAQDETSSAVWGMPRAVVEAGLACAVMPPEKMGRRIASRSGDMSCK; encoded by the coding sequence ATGATCGTCGATGATTCGATGGTCGCCCGCGCGGTCCTCTCGCGAATCGTGGAAAGCGACAGGATGTTCGAGATTGCGGCAGTCGCCGCCACCGCCGAGGATGCCATCGAGGCGCTCGGAACGGTGAAGGTCGACATCATCGTTCTAGACCTCGAAATGCCCGGCGCGGGCGGTCTCAAGATGATCCCCGAGCTGCTGAAGGCCGCCGACGGCGCGCGGGTGATGATCGTCTCCTCGCTCGCGGACGATGGCGCGGAGCAGAGCGTTGCTGCCCTTGCTCTCGGCGCGACGGACGCAATGCCCAAGCCTGGCACCGGCCGCTTCAACGGTCGCTTCGCCGAAGTCCTGTTGGGCAAGCTCAAGTCGATCGGCTTTGCCGAGCCGACGCGCCCGCTTCCCGAGCCGATCAAGCTCCAGGGTTACGGACCGCTTCGGGCAATGGCAGCAGATCCGATCGGCCTCTTGGCGATCGGCGCGTCCACCGGCGGGATCCACGCGATCGCGTCACTGTTCCAGGCGCTTCCGGCGCGGCTCGGCGTTCCGATCCTCGTTACCCAGCATTTGCCGCCGCCGTTCATGTCGGTATTTGCGCGGCAACTCGGAATTGCCGCTCGCCGCGAGGCGCTTGTCGCCGAGGACGGGATGAGGCTTCTTCCCGACCGGATCATCATCGCGCCCGGCGACGCACATCTGTCCATCGAGGAAGGCTCCGGCGGCCATGTCGTGAGACTCCTGCGAGATGCCGCCCCGAGCGGTTGTCTGCCCTCCGTCGACCCGATGTTCGCATCGGCGGGAGCGGAATTCGGCCCCGCCGCGGTCGGAGTGATCCTCACCGGCATGGGCAAGGACGGAGTCGAGGGCGCCCGACAGCTCGTCGCCCGCGGAGGTTCGGTCCTCGCCCAGGACGAAACGAGCTCCGCCGTGTGGGGAATGCCGCGCGCGGTTGTCGAGGCCGGCCTCGCCTGCGCCGTCATGCCGCCCGAGAAAATGGGCCGAAGGATCGCGTCGAGAAGCGGAGACATGTCGTGCAAGTAA
- a CDS encoding response regulator, producing MKSCLIVDDSKVIRKVARHILETLQFEVDEAGDGQEALTRCEQKMPDVVLLDWNMPVMSGMEFLRLLRQRGHSDQPKVVFCTTENDMAHIRAALEAGADEYVMKPFDRETLHVKLQLVGVA from the coding sequence ATGAAAAGCTGTTTGATCGTCGACGATTCCAAGGTGATCCGAAAGGTCGCCCGTCACATCCTCGAGACTTTGCAGTTCGAGGTTGATGAAGCTGGCGACGGTCAGGAAGCCCTGACCCGTTGCGAGCAGAAGATGCCCGACGTGGTTCTGCTCGACTGGAACATGCCGGTGATGAGCGGGATGGAGTTCCTTCGGCTGCTCCGCCAGCGGGGGCACAGCGACCAGCCAAAGGTCGTCTTCTGCACCACCGAGAACGACATGGCCCACATTCGCGCCGCGCTTGAAGCCGGCGCCGACGAATATGTGATGAAGCCGTTCGATCGAGAGACGCTGCACGTCAAGCTTCAGCTCGTCGGCGTAGCGTAA
- a CDS encoding chemotaxis protein CheW, with the protein MNELLLIVSIAGERVALPAAAVESVVELDTLVAVPRAAPHVAGLSALRSRVLTVIDCMRSLDLGTTDCSDGIREAAVVELDGHHYALLVDVVEDVVEALSDPSPVRAAMGTGWERASHGMVETEAGPLLLVDVAALISGSEARAA; encoded by the coding sequence ATGAATGAGCTCCTGTTGATCGTCAGCATCGCCGGCGAGCGTGTTGCTCTGCCCGCCGCAGCAGTCGAGTCCGTCGTCGAGCTGGACACCCTGGTCGCGGTTCCGCGCGCCGCTCCGCATGTCGCCGGACTTTCGGCGCTCCGGAGCCGAGTTCTGACGGTTATCGACTGCATGCGCTCGCTGGACCTCGGCACAACCGACTGCTCCGACGGAATCCGCGAAGCTGCTGTCGTCGAGCTCGACGGCCATCATTATGCGCTGCTCGTCGACGTGGTCGAAGACGTGGTCGAAGCCTTGTCGGATCCCTCGCCGGTTCGCGCTGCGATGGGCACCGGTTGGGAGCGCGCGTCGCACGGGATGGTGGAAACCGAAGCGGGGCCTTTGCTCTTGGTGGATGTCGCCGCTCTGATTTCGGGATCGGAAGCGCGGGCAGCTTAA
- a CDS encoding chemotaxis protein CheA, whose protein sequence is MDDLIADFVAESREMLEALGGEIVAWEANPDDRARLDSIFRFVHTVKGNCGFFEFPRLEALSHAAEDALADVRAGRRQPDVPLVSAVLAIIDRIGEMIAIIERGEKLPEGDDSGLIEALEPGAEGAAAPAAAAVAELARGAAPRTIRLSVGLLDRVMSTVSDMVLARNELARRLRETSTDVSVDGAFERLSSIIAEMRDAITRTRMQRIENLFVALPRMVRDLSAELGKQVLVDIEGGDVELDREMIEMIRDPLTHIIRNAVDHGIEGPAERLKAGKREIGILSVSARQSGNQILIDIQDDGRGIDGKKLVAKALDVGLLERDDAAKLTPREQLALIFEAGLSTAKEVTAISGRGVGMDVVRSNVERIGGIVEVDSVPGEGTRMTLRVPLTLTIIPALTVSIGSHHFAIPRSAIVEIVRANGESVTLDTLGGSGVATIRGKRVPEVALADILGLKSEMPENERNLVVLRPAGGDVYALAVERIHDHEELVVKPAAPQVMATGLYAGTTLADDGSPILLFDPAGLAEVGGVKLETQDRTARVADGPSTMAAQAVSVLLFRGLDGGRRALRLGVVDRIEEVPVSAIKPGAGQLRVQLGEAILPLAGVNADLGDEKVRVFRLNDGVHEIGYAFREVIDLSTIESDVIPAENPGEISAVTLIAGEPAELVDAHWLFSNHLGTAAGKPSEQPLCRLPSGDPWMQNLLRPIVESVGYRVVGDEHDGEADLVITSERKAAAKAGRTIVLRAEPEAAGAKDDSIYRYDRAGLLMALKSAGSGRRK, encoded by the coding sequence ATGGACGATCTGATTGCCGATTTCGTTGCAGAGTCGCGGGAGATGCTCGAGGCTCTCGGCGGGGAAATCGTCGCGTGGGAAGCCAATCCCGACGACCGCGCACGCCTCGATTCCATCTTCCGCTTCGTTCACACCGTCAAAGGCAATTGCGGCTTCTTCGAATTCCCGCGGCTCGAGGCGCTCAGCCACGCCGCCGAGGATGCTCTGGCCGACGTGCGTGCCGGACGCCGCCAGCCTGACGTACCCCTGGTCAGTGCCGTCCTCGCCATTATCGATCGCATCGGCGAAATGATCGCGATCATCGAGCGGGGAGAAAAGCTCCCCGAGGGCGACGACAGCGGCCTCATCGAGGCCCTTGAGCCCGGAGCGGAAGGGGCCGCCGCGCCCGCCGCAGCAGCCGTGGCGGAGCTGGCGCGCGGTGCCGCGCCGCGGACGATCCGCCTGTCCGTCGGGCTGCTCGACCGGGTGATGAGCACGGTTTCCGACATGGTCCTGGCAAGGAACGAGCTGGCCCGCAGGCTTCGCGAAACCTCCACGGATGTTTCGGTCGACGGCGCCTTCGAGCGCCTGTCGTCGATCATCGCCGAGATGCGCGACGCGATTACCCGTACCCGGATGCAGCGCATCGAGAATCTCTTCGTTGCTCTTCCGCGAATGGTCCGCGACCTTTCGGCGGAGCTCGGCAAGCAGGTCCTAGTCGATATCGAGGGCGGCGACGTCGAGCTCGATCGCGAGATGATCGAGATGATCCGCGACCCTCTTACGCACATCATCCGCAACGCGGTGGACCACGGGATCGAAGGCCCGGCCGAACGGCTCAAGGCCGGCAAGCGCGAGATCGGCATCCTGTCCGTCTCGGCGCGCCAGTCGGGCAACCAGATCCTGATCGACATCCAGGACGATGGCCGCGGAATCGACGGCAAGAAGCTTGTCGCCAAGGCGCTCGACGTCGGCCTTCTCGAACGCGACGATGCGGCGAAGCTGACTCCCCGCGAACAGCTCGCGCTCATCTTCGAAGCCGGCCTGTCGACCGCCAAGGAAGTCACCGCGATTTCCGGCCGCGGCGTCGGAATGGACGTCGTCCGCTCCAACGTCGAGCGGATCGGCGGGATCGTCGAGGTGGACAGCGTTCCGGGTGAGGGAACTCGGATGACGCTGAGGGTGCCGCTGACCCTGACGATCATTCCGGCGCTCACGGTCTCGATCGGCTCGCACCATTTCGCAATCCCGCGCTCGGCAATCGTCGAAATCGTCCGCGCCAACGGCGAATCGGTCACGCTCGACACGCTGGGCGGATCCGGAGTGGCGACCATCCGAGGCAAGCGCGTGCCGGAAGTTGCGCTTGCCGACATTCTCGGCCTCAAGAGCGAAATGCCCGAAAACGAGCGGAACCTGGTCGTCCTTCGTCCGGCCGGAGGCGACGTCTATGCGCTCGCCGTGGAGCGAATCCACGATCACGAAGAACTGGTGGTCAAGCCGGCCGCTCCGCAGGTGATGGCGACCGGCCTTTACGCCGGCACCACCCTTGCCGACGATGGCAGCCCGATCCTGCTCTTCGATCCGGCCGGTCTCGCCGAAGTCGGCGGAGTGAAGCTGGAGACGCAGGACCGCACGGCGCGGGTTGCCGACGGTCCTTCGACAATGGCCGCTCAGGCGGTTTCCGTCCTCCTCTTCCGCGGCCTGGACGGCGGCCGCCGCGCTCTTCGCCTTGGCGTCGTCGATCGGATCGAGGAAGTGCCGGTCAGTGCCATCAAGCCGGGCGCAGGCCAGCTTCGCGTGCAGCTCGGCGAGGCGATTCTTCCTCTCGCGGGCGTCAACGCCGATCTGGGGGACGAGAAGGTGCGGGTCTTCCGTCTGAACGACGGGGTCCACGAGATCGGCTATGCCTTCCGCGAAGTCATCGATCTGTCGACGATCGAAAGCGACGTCATTCCGGCCGAAAACCCGGGCGAGATCAGCGCAGTGACGCTGATCGCCGGAGAACCGGCGGAGCTCGTGGACGCTCATTGGCTGTTCTCCAACCACCTGGGGACTGCGGCCGGGAAACCCAGCGAGCAGCCGCTTTGCAGGCTGCCCAGCGGCGACCCGTGGATGCAGAACCTGCTCCGGCCCATCGTCGAATCCGTCGGCTACAGGGTCGTCGGCGACGAGCATGACGGCGAGGCCGACCTGGTCATCACGTCGGAACGCAAGGCCGCTGCCAAGGCGGGCCGGACGATCGTCCTTCGGGCCGAGCCAGAAGCGGCCGGCGCCAAGGACGACAGCATCTATCGCTACGACCGCGCGGGGCTGCTCATGGCGCTCAAGTCCGCCGGCTCGGGGAGGCGCAAATGA
- a CDS encoding acyltransferase family protein: MKKLCSIQVLRAVAALAVVYCHAFATGRGSAGVDLFFVISGFIIARVSKDRPAAAFAKARFWRIYPIYLWAAAAPLLWEIAFGSGLTPRVGATLTLWPIWGGHYQQPLLPVAWSLYFEVLFYVAMTVWLFSRRAALVAAAAVLVAALDRPGPATAFLLSPIILEFAAGFALARLRSFRLPGLALVIGLVLLFGSTRSFDNATMLDPAVASLRALDFGLPAVMIVYGALGLEWLFAARWANPLVGIGDASYSIYLMHLFPINALTGSSAEMPIVRFLAAVAIGLAVHRLLERPLGDWVARRRRSRQPETVGLEAPGLAPQG; the protein is encoded by the coding sequence GTGAAGAAGCTGTGCTCGATCCAGGTCTTGCGGGCAGTGGCGGCGCTTGCGGTCGTCTATTGCCATGCCTTCGCCACCGGCCGCGGGTCGGCGGGGGTCGATCTTTTCTTCGTCATTTCCGGCTTCATCATCGCCCGCGTGTCGAAGGATCGCCCGGCCGCCGCGTTCGCGAAGGCGCGGTTCTGGCGCATCTACCCAATCTATTTGTGGGCCGCGGCGGCGCCTCTCCTGTGGGAAATCGCCTTCGGATCCGGCCTTACCCCGAGGGTGGGCGCGACCTTGACCCTGTGGCCCATCTGGGGCGGCCACTATCAGCAACCGCTGCTGCCGGTGGCCTGGTCGCTCTATTTCGAAGTGCTCTTCTACGTGGCGATGACAGTTTGGCTCTTCAGCCGGCGGGCGGCGCTCGTCGCGGCCGCCGCGGTGCTGGTTGCCGCGCTCGATCGGCCGGGACCCGCAACCGCATTCCTGCTTAGCCCGATCATCCTGGAATTCGCCGCCGGATTCGCACTGGCACGACTTCGCAGCTTTCGGCTGCCTGGACTTGCTCTCGTGATTGGGCTGGTGCTGCTGTTCGGTTCGACCCGCTCGTTCGACAATGCGACGATGCTCGACCCGGCGGTGGCCTCCCTGCGGGCGTTGGATTTCGGCTTGCCCGCGGTGATGATCGTCTACGGCGCGCTGGGCCTGGAGTGGCTGTTCGCGGCGCGTTGGGCCAATCCGCTGGTGGGGATCGGCGACGCTTCTTATTCGATCTACCTGATGCACCTGTTCCCGATAAACGCGCTGACGGGCTCGTCGGCGGAGATGCCGATTGTGAGGTTCCTCGCGGCCGTCGCGATCGGGCTCGCCGTTCACCGCCTGCTGGAACGACCGCTCGGCGACTGGGTCGCCCGGCGAAGGCGCTCGCGCCAGCCGGAGACCGTTGGTCTCGAGGCGCCCGGGCTCGCTCCGCAAGGCTAA
- a CDS encoding histidine phosphotransferase family protein has translation MNAVDLASLLCSRLCHDLMSPVGALNNGIELLADEQDPDMRDRCLDLLADSARVTANKLKFFRLAFGAAGGFGDAVDSSEAQAVLQGLLSQGKIELGWMAGDSKLSKSGAKLLLNLALIAGDALVRGGRLDVGVESNGATEIAIRAEGPRILLDASIRDTLLNGAEGGVEARTAGAWLAHSLASEAGGAIQISQPSDEVLVIGAALPESTGR, from the coding sequence ATGAACGCCGTAGACCTCGCAAGCCTGCTCTGTTCGCGCCTGTGCCACGACCTGATGTCGCCGGTGGGAGCGTTGAACAACGGCATCGAATTGCTCGCCGACGAGCAGGACCCCGACATGCGCGACCGCTGCCTGGATCTGCTCGCGGACAGCGCCCGGGTCACCGCCAACAAGCTGAAGTTCTTCCGTCTGGCGTTCGGTGCCGCCGGCGGCTTCGGCGACGCGGTGGACAGCAGTGAAGCGCAAGCCGTGCTCCAGGGCCTGCTCAGCCAGGGCAAGATCGAGCTCGGCTGGATGGCAGGCGACAGCAAGCTGTCGAAAAGCGGAGCGAAGCTCCTTCTCAACCTCGCGCTGATCGCCGGGGATGCGCTGGTTCGCGGGGGCCGGCTGGACGTCGGCGTGGAAAGCAATGGAGCAACCGAAATCGCGATCCGCGCGGAAGGGCCGCGGATCCTGCTCGATGCGTCGATCCGCGACACCCTTCTGAATGGCGCGGAAGGGGGCGTGGAGGCACGGACCGCAGGCGCGTGGCTGGCCCACAGCCTGGCCTCCGAAGCCGGCGGCGCGATCCAGATTTCGCAGCCGTCCGACGAGGTGCTCGTCATAGGCGCAGCGCTTCCGGAAAGCACCGGACGCTAG
- a CDS encoding RluA family pseudouridine synthase, which produces MVGGLQTIEVKLEPAHSGWRLDRALAAAVPTLSRERLKALIRTGAVEAAGTAVRDPATKVKGSEHFRLHVPEPEPAHNEPQDIPLPIVFEDPHLLVVDKPAGLVVHPAAGNRDGTLVNALLHHCGTSLSGIGGVARPGIVHRIDKDTSGLLVVAKTDVAHEGLARQFAAHSIDRRYLAIVSGVPKTSGGTIDAPLARSSANRKKIAIVEGSRGKRAVTHWKRLELLSDSALVECSLETGRTHQVRVHMASIGHPLLGDPVYGRSRAHRELLKSLGFQRQALHAAELGFTHPVTKHRLSFSSGMPADMQELFNQLRV; this is translated from the coding sequence ATTGTGGGGGGCTTGCAGACAATCGAGGTGAAGCTCGAGCCGGCACATTCCGGCTGGCGGCTGGACCGTGCGCTTGCCGCTGCCGTCCCCACCCTGTCGCGCGAGCGGCTGAAAGCGCTCATCCGAACCGGCGCGGTCGAAGCGGCCGGCACAGCGGTCCGCGACCCTGCGACGAAGGTCAAGGGAAGCGAGCACTTCCGCCTTCACGTCCCGGAGCCTGAGCCCGCGCACAACGAGCCGCAGGACATCCCGCTGCCAATCGTCTTCGAGGACCCGCATCTGCTGGTCGTCGACAAGCCTGCCGGACTTGTCGTCCATCCGGCCGCCGGAAACCGCGATGGCACTTTAGTGAACGCCTTGCTTCACCATTGCGGTACTTCCCTGTCGGGCATAGGTGGCGTTGCCCGTCCGGGGATCGTCCATCGGATCGACAAGGATACGTCCGGCCTGCTGGTCGTGGCGAAGACCGACGTCGCCCATGAAGGATTGGCCAGGCAATTCGCCGCGCACAGCATCGACCGGCGCTACCTCGCGATCGTGTCGGGCGTCCCCAAGACGAGCGGCGGGACCATCGACGCTCCGCTCGCTCGCTCCAGCGCAAACCGCAAGAAGATCGCCATCGTCGAAGGATCGCGCGGAAAGCGCGCCGTGACCCACTGGAAGCGCCTTGAGCTGCTGTCGGATTCAGCGTTGGTCGAATGTTCGCTGGAGACCGGTCGAACGCACCAGGTCAGGGTCCACATGGCCTCGATCGGCCATCCGCTGCTCGGCGATCCGGTTTACGGCCGGTCCCGGGCGCACCGCGAGCTATTGAAAAGCCTAGGTTTTCAGCGGCAGGCTTTACACGCCGCCGAGCTGGGCTTTACCCACCCCGTAACGAAGCACCGCCTGTCGTTCTCAAGCGGCATGCCAGCGGACATGCAGGAACTGTTCAATCAACTTCGTGTATAA
- the rpoH gene encoding RNA polymerase sigma factor RpoH — protein MAARSGGIVSLPASGGEAGLNRYLAEIKKFPILAPEEEFMLAKRWREQGDTEAAAKLVNSHLRLVAKIAMGYRGYGLPVSELISEGNIGLMQGVKKFEPDRGFRLATYAMWWIRASIQEFILRSWSLVKMGTTAAQKKLFFNLRRMKNQIDAFEEGDLKPADVTKIATDLGVTEEEVVSMNRRMAMGGDTSLNVTLRESEGGESQWQDFLVDTGPLQDELIAEDEESRVRHDLLVDAMDSLNEREKHILTERRLTDDPKTLEELSQVYGVSRERIRQIEVRAFEKLQSALIKLAGEKKLLPAA, from the coding sequence ATGGCAGCACGTTCTGGCGGAATCGTCTCGCTACCCGCTTCTGGCGGGGAGGCAGGACTCAACCGCTACCTTGCCGAAATCAAGAAGTTCCCGATCCTCGCTCCAGAGGAAGAGTTCATGCTCGCCAAGCGCTGGCGTGAGCAGGGAGACACGGAGGCGGCGGCCAAGCTCGTCAACTCGCACCTTCGCCTCGTTGCGAAGATCGCGATGGGCTATCGCGGCTACGGGCTTCCGGTCAGCGAGCTGATCAGCGAAGGCAATATCGGCCTGATGCAGGGCGTGAAGAAGTTCGAGCCCGATCGCGGCTTCCGCCTCGCCACTTACGCGATGTGGTGGATTCGCGCCTCGATCCAGGAATTCATCCTGCGCAGCTGGAGCCTGGTGAAGATGGGCACCACCGCTGCCCAGAAGAAATTGTTCTTCAACCTTCGCCGGATGAAGAACCAGATCGACGCGTTCGAGGAAGGCGACCTCAAGCCCGCCGACGTCACCAAGATCGCGACCGACCTCGGGGTGACCGAGGAGGAAGTGGTGTCGATGAACCGCCGCATGGCGATGGGCGGCGACACCTCGCTCAACGTCACGCTTCGCGAAAGCGAGGGCGGCGAGAGCCAGTGGCAGGACTTCCTGGTCGACACCGGCCCGCTTCAGGACGAGCTGATCGCCGAGGACGAGGAAAGCCGCGTCCGCCACGACCTGCTGGTCGACGCGATGGACAGCCTCAACGAGCGCGAGAAGCATATCCTCACCGAGCGGCGGCTCACCGACGATCCGAAGACGCTGGAGGAGCTGAGCCAGGTCTATGGCGTCAGCCGCGAGCGGATCCGCCAGATCGAGGTGCGCGCGTTCGAGAAGCTGCAGTCGGCGCTGATCAAGCTGGCGGGCGAAAAGAAACTGCTCCCGGCCGCCTAG